From one Marinobacter sp. LV10MA510-1 genomic stretch:
- a CDS encoding histone deacetylase family protein codes for MTTAFFSHDDCNKHNMGPEHPERPERMAAIQSYLADTALNQDLDYVRPDEITRDQLLIVHPESYLKQLDMMQPTRGRVFTDPDTAMMPDTLRAARLAAGANIQAVDMVMSSQVTNAFVCARPPGHHAERSKSMGFCFYNNVALAAMRALSFHRLERVAIIDFDVHQGNGTVDIVGGDERILMCSSFQHPFYPHTHVHRQAENIINIPLPADCSALDYRKAVEAGWLKRLQKFKPQLVLISAGFDAHKLDPMGEFNLETEDFRWLTEMLASVAKDHANDRIISSLEGGYHLKALAESVATHLEVLHAVK; via the coding sequence ATGACCACGGCCTTTTTTTCCCACGACGACTGTAACAAACACAACATGGGTCCAGAGCACCCAGAACGCCCTGAGCGCATGGCCGCCATTCAGAGTTACCTGGCAGACACCGCGCTCAACCAGGATCTTGACTACGTTCGCCCGGATGAAATTACCCGCGATCAACTGCTGATTGTTCACCCGGAAAGCTATCTAAAGCAGCTCGACATGATGCAGCCAACCCGTGGCCGCGTGTTCACCGACCCAGACACCGCGATGATGCCCGATACCCTGCGCGCTGCGCGCCTGGCGGCCGGCGCCAACATTCAGGCGGTTGATATGGTGATGAGCAGCCAGGTCACCAATGCGTTCGTGTGCGCCCGCCCACCTGGCCATCACGCCGAGCGCAGCAAATCCATGGGTTTCTGTTTTTACAACAACGTGGCCCTGGCGGCCATGCGTGCACTGAGCTTCCATCGCCTGGAACGGGTTGCGATTATTGATTTTGACGTTCACCAGGGCAACGGCACCGTAGACATCGTCGGCGGTGATGAACGCATTCTTATGTGCTCAAGTTTCCAGCATCCGTTTTACCCGCACACCCATGTGCACCGCCAGGCTGAAAATATCATTAATATTCCACTGCCGGCGGATTGTTCAGCACTGGATTATCGCAAGGCCGTGGAAGCTGGCTGGCTGAAACGGCTACAGAAGTTCAAGCCACAACTGGTACTGATTTCCGCAGGATTTGATGCCCACAAGCTGGACCCGATGGGCGAGTTCAATTTGGAAACCGAGGATTTTCGCTGGTTGACCGAAATGCTGGCCAGCGTTGCCAAAGACCACGCCAACGACCGGATTATCTCGTCGCTGGAAGGTGGGTATCATCTAAAGGCCCTGGCGGAAAGCGTAGCCACCCATCTGGAGGTGCTGCACGCCGTAAAATGA
- a CDS encoding GNAT family N-acetyltransferase, whose translation MSTRYLESLFNPESIVVVGASERADNLGGMVLRNLLGGDYPGKLLVLNPSDYDNVHGVACAKSVADMPFVPELAIICTPPKTVPKMIRRLGKAGARTAIVMTGGMSRSHSKTGRPLMYSVRDAARESGIRVLGPNTIGLMVPARKLNATYAHMGAIPGRVAFVGQSGTIASAVLDWAFARGVGFSYFLTLGDGMDIDHDDLIDYLAQDTRTRAILLHLENVPNPRRFMSSVRVASRTKPVIALKSGRVPESEWFVHELPAGIKHSDPIYDAMLKRAGVLRVDGLGQMFDALETLTRMKPLRRESLVMMSNGVGPGVLAVDRLAYLGGELATLSESAIEALAELLPPYWTRRNPIDLGYNASPELYAKVLKILSKEPELANVLVMYSPSLTGDSREIANSVIQAIKGTRLNVFTCWLGQSTVMDSREEFYRAGVPSFFNPEKAVMAFMQHVRHQRVQRLLAETPESFTDHLSDHSKTRRVIVNALRAGRHYLTNEEARGVLSDYNIRAIDTIFCDDVDEVLGAFSVERRPMDITLVHEQACHPFQSYSPNQKRYNCTMPKLNSEAAIIEGCQSLLEEYGKHFPESGFLGFAVQFSYQHVGGIEFSVGITRDALFGPLVVCGAAGAQINVMTDRQIAFPPLNMVLARELLRRTYMYKLLKEHSLKPEHDIRAVSETLVTLSQIVIDIPEIQGLEISPLLFNDEGAVAVNVAINLSDKPGKPIIQPYPREFEEWIVLPRSGRRVIIRPVLAEDEPAHRAFHELQSPESIRYRFFQYRKHFSREDVAQMVQIDYDREMVFIANAPREDGEGEETLGTVRTWTDADNLRCEFAVMVHDKMKGEGLGKTLMGKMIDYCRARGTAEMVGDVLPDNRPMLNLAEHLGFHIKFNQDEEVMDLSLVLNEPEKDWQRERLNKGGH comes from the coding sequence TTGAGCACTCGATACCTGGAAAGCCTGTTTAATCCTGAGTCTATAGTGGTGGTGGGTGCTTCTGAACGGGCTGACAACCTGGGCGGTATGGTTTTGCGCAACCTGCTGGGCGGCGATTACCCTGGCAAGCTGCTGGTTCTGAACCCGAGCGATTACGACAACGTGCACGGCGTGGCCTGCGCTAAAAGCGTTGCCGACATGCCGTTCGTACCAGAACTGGCGATTATTTGTACGCCGCCGAAAACCGTACCGAAAATGATTCGGCGCTTGGGCAAGGCCGGTGCGCGTACCGCCATTGTGATGACCGGTGGTATGTCGCGCAGCCACAGCAAAACCGGCCGGCCATTGATGTATTCGGTACGGGACGCCGCTCGTGAAAGCGGAATTCGGGTGCTAGGGCCCAACACCATCGGGCTGATGGTGCCGGCACGTAAGTTGAACGCCACCTACGCCCACATGGGGGCCATTCCGGGCCGGGTGGCGTTTGTTGGGCAGTCGGGCACCATTGCCAGCGCGGTGCTGGATTGGGCCTTTGCCCGTGGTGTCGGCTTTTCGTATTTTTTAACCTTGGGCGATGGTATGGACATCGACCATGACGATCTTATCGATTACCTGGCCCAAGACACCCGCACTCGCGCCATTTTACTGCATCTTGAGAACGTGCCTAACCCGCGCCGTTTTATGTCATCGGTGCGGGTAGCGTCGCGCACAAAACCGGTTATTGCCTTGAAGTCTGGCCGGGTGCCGGAATCGGAATGGTTCGTTCACGAACTGCCGGCCGGCATCAAACACAGCGACCCTATCTACGATGCCATGCTCAAACGCGCCGGTGTGCTGCGGGTAGACGGCCTGGGGCAGATGTTTGATGCTCTGGAAACGCTGACTCGTATGAAGCCCTTGCGCCGCGAATCCCTGGTTATGATGTCCAACGGTGTTGGGCCGGGCGTGCTGGCGGTAGACCGTTTGGCGTATCTCGGGGGGGAACTGGCTACTCTGTCGGAATCGGCCATTGAGGCACTGGCTGAGCTATTGCCACCCTACTGGACGCGCCGCAATCCTATCGACCTTGGCTACAACGCGTCGCCAGAGCTTTACGCCAAAGTACTGAAGATTTTGTCGAAAGAACCGGAGCTTGCGAATGTGTTGGTGATGTACTCGCCAAGCCTGACCGGCGACAGCCGCGAAATTGCCAACTCGGTGATCCAGGCCATTAAGGGCACACGGTTGAACGTGTTTACCTGCTGGCTGGGCCAGAGCACGGTGATGGATTCCCGCGAGGAGTTCTATCGAGCCGGCGTGCCGTCGTTTTTTAACCCGGAAAAAGCGGTGATGGCGTTCATGCAGCACGTACGTCATCAGCGGGTGCAGCGCCTGCTGGCAGAGACCCCGGAGTCGTTTACCGATCATTTGTCAGACCACAGCAAGACCCGCCGGGTGATCGTGAACGCGTTGCGTGCCGGGCGTCATTATTTAACCAATGAAGAAGCGCGTGGCGTGCTGAGTGATTACAACATTCGCGCCATAGACACGATATTTTGTGACGATGTGGATGAGGTACTGGGGGCATTTTCGGTAGAACGCCGGCCCATGGATATTACGCTGGTGCACGAGCAGGCCTGCCATCCGTTTCAGTCCTACAGTCCCAATCAGAAACGCTACAACTGCACCATGCCCAAACTTAACAGCGAGGCAGCCATTATTGAGGGCTGTCAAAGCTTGTTGGAGGAATACGGCAAGCATTTCCCGGAAAGCGGTTTCCTGGGTTTTGCGGTGCAGTTCTCCTATCAGCATGTGGGCGGGATTGAGTTCAGCGTGGGCATCACCCGTGATGCGCTGTTCGGCCCCTTGGTCGTGTGCGGTGCTGCGGGCGCCCAGATTAACGTTATGACCGACAGGCAGATTGCATTTCCGCCGTTGAATATGGTGCTGGCGCGGGAGCTTTTGCGGCGCACCTATATGTATAAGCTTTTGAAAGAGCACAGTCTAAAACCGGAGCACGATATTCGCGCTGTGTCGGAAACTCTGGTGACTCTGTCGCAAATTGTGATCGACATTCCGGAGATTCAGGGGCTGGAAATTTCGCCGCTGTTGTTTAACGACGAAGGCGCGGTGGCCGTTAATGTGGCAATCAACCTGTCTGACAAACCAGGTAAACCGATCATTCAGCCTTATCCGCGGGAGTTTGAGGAGTGGATAGTGCTGCCAAGATCCGGCCGCCGTGTGATTATTCGGCCGGTACTTGCAGAAGACGAGCCTGCCCACCGGGCGTTTCACGAACTTCAGTCACCAGAATCTATTCGCTATCGGTTCTTCCAGTATCGCAAGCATTTTTCCCGCGAAGACGTGGCGCAGATGGTGCAGATCGATTACGACCGCGAGATGGTGTTCATTGCCAACGCGCCCCGCGAAGACGGCGAAGGCGAGGAAACCCTGGGCACCGTGCGCACCTGGACAGACGCCGACAATTTGCGCTGTGAGTTTGCGGTGATGGTGCACGACAAAATGAAGGGCGAAGGTTTGGGCAAGACCCTGATGGGGAAAATGATCGACTACTGCCGGGCCCGTGGCACTGCGGAAATGGTGGGGGATGTACTGCCAGACAACCGGCCCATGCTGAACCTGGCCGAGCATCTGGGCTTCCACATCAAGTTCAATCAGGATGAGGAAGTGATGGACCTGAGCCTGGTATTGAACGAACCTGAAAAAGACTGGCAGAGAGAAAGGTTAAACAAGGGCGGCCACTGA
- the rdgC gene encoding recombination-associated protein RdgC has translation MWFRNARVFRFTKPFDITTDELEEKLQADTFKPCGPQETTRQGWVAPLGKHGETLVHSANGYHLIALRREDKILPSSVIKELVEERAEAIEIDQGRKVRRKEKDELKEQVMLEMLPQAFSKNRRSFAYLAPKDGVMVVDAGSAKQAEEIASALRKSIGSLPVRPPAVEQAPIFTFTGWLDESIDLPAQIVLGDECELKDPAEDGGVVRCKGMNLQADEIQNHLQAGMQVTKLAITWDDNVSFVLDEELGIRRLKFGETLQEQLENVDADDALAKFDASFSLMTLELEKLIPGLLEALGGEDRSALIDGEDRPAPFSE, from the coding sequence ATGTGGTTTCGCAATGCCCGTGTTTTTCGTTTTACCAAGCCCTTCGATATCACCACAGATGAACTGGAAGAAAAGCTCCAGGCCGACACATTCAAGCCCTGCGGGCCTCAGGAAACCACTCGCCAGGGCTGGGTAGCGCCCTTGGGCAAACACGGTGAAACACTGGTGCACAGCGCCAATGGCTATCACCTGATTGCACTGCGCCGGGAAGACAAAATTTTGCCCAGCTCGGTGATTAAGGAACTGGTGGAAGAGCGCGCCGAAGCCATTGAGATTGATCAGGGCCGAAAAGTACGCCGCAAGGAAAAAGACGAGCTGAAAGAGCAGGTCATGCTGGAAATGCTGCCCCAGGCGTTTTCCAAAAACCGTCGCAGTTTTGCCTATCTGGCACCGAAAGATGGCGTAATGGTGGTGGATGCAGGCTCGGCCAAACAGGCCGAAGAAATCGCCTCGGCGCTGCGCAAAAGCATCGGCTCTTTGCCCGTGCGGCCACCCGCCGTGGAACAGGCGCCCATCTTTACCTTTACTGGCTGGCTGGACGAATCCATTGATTTGCCAGCGCAAATTGTGCTGGGCGATGAATGCGAGCTGAAAGACCCGGCGGAAGACGGTGGCGTTGTGCGTTGCAAAGGTATGAACTTGCAGGCTGATGAAATCCAAAACCACCTTCAAGCCGGCATGCAAGTCACCAAACTTGCCATTACCTGGGACGACAACGTGTCGTTCGTGCTCGACGAAGAGCTGGGCATTCGCCGCCTGAAGTTCGGCGAAACCCTTCAGGAACAGCTGGAAAACGTTGACGCTGACGACGCCCTGGCAAAATTCGACGCCAGTTTTAGCTTGATGACCCTGGAACTCGAAAAGCTGATTCCAGGGCTGCTCGAAGCCCTGGGCGGCGAAGACCGTTCGGCTTTAATCGATGGCGAAGACCGCCCTGCCCCGTTCAGCGAGTAA
- a CDS encoding DUF2788 domain-containing protein → MSEAVFSQISMAVLLTGLVVWMGFIVWDLAKKSKAGRFGTFMMFTIMGAGVLGFVIKTVLVEVIQI, encoded by the coding sequence ATGAGCGAAGCGGTATTCTCACAAATTTCTATGGCTGTTCTGTTGACCGGGCTTGTGGTCTGGATGGGCTTTATTGTCTGGGATCTGGCCAAAAAATCCAAAGCGGGGAGATTCGGCACCTTCATGATGTTTACGATAATGGGTGCGGGCGTACTTGGCTTTGTGATCAAAACCGTGCTGGTTGAAGTCATCCAGATATAG
- the yaaA gene encoding peroxide stress protein YaaA, with protein sequence MLMVISPAKTLDYKSPLATEHHTQPDFLEPARELIDQLKELEPHQVSNLMSISDKLGQLNAARFSDWSTPFTPSNARQAILAFKGDVYTGLDAESFSNSEFQFAQKHLRMLSGLYGVLKPLDLMQPYRLEMGTKFENQHGKDLYAFWGDTITQEVNRLLSDDDGVLVNLASNEYFKAVRKKDLEGRLITPNFKDRKNGQYKIISFYAKKARGLMCRYAIQNSITKAEDLKKFDLDGYYFSPEQSDANNWIFLREEQTKA encoded by the coding sequence ATGCTGATGGTTATTTCCCCTGCGAAAACTCTGGATTATAAAAGCCCGCTGGCAACCGAACACCATACCCAGCCCGACTTTTTAGAGCCAGCACGGGAGCTGATTGACCAGCTTAAAGAACTGGAGCCGCACCAAGTCAGCAATCTAATGAGCATCAGCGACAAACTGGGACAACTGAATGCTGCACGCTTCAGCGACTGGAGTACGCCGTTTACGCCCAGCAATGCCCGCCAGGCCATTCTTGCATTCAAGGGTGATGTCTACACCGGGCTGGATGCCGAAAGCTTCAGTAACAGCGAGTTCCAGTTCGCGCAAAAGCACCTGCGCATGCTCTCCGGGCTTTACGGGGTGCTCAAACCGCTCGATCTGATGCAGCCCTACCGCCTGGAAATGGGTACGAAATTTGAAAACCAGCACGGTAAAGACCTGTATGCGTTCTGGGGCGACACCATCACTCAAGAGGTCAATCGCTTGCTAAGTGACGACGACGGCGTACTGGTGAATCTGGCGTCTAACGAATATTTCAAAGCAGTGCGCAAGAAAGACCTTGAGGGACGGCTGATCACCCCCAATTTTAAAGATCGGAAAAACGGACAATATAAAATCATCAGCTTTTACGCCAAAAAAGCCCGCGGTTTGATGTGCCGCTACGCCATACAAAATAGCATTACCAAGGCCGAAGACCTGAAAAAGTTCGATCTTGACGGCTACTACTTCAGCCCTGAGCAGTCTGACGCCAACAACTGGATCTTCCTGCGCGAAGAGCAAACCAAGGCCTGA
- a CDS encoding glutaredoxin family protein — MELSFYTTAQCHLCELAEALLVNTPTSQPIPVNVVDIAQSEQLVARYGTRIPVLRRSDTGNELNWPFTQDQLLSFLQ; from the coding sequence ATGGAGCTGTCGTTCTACACCACCGCTCAGTGCCACCTGTGTGAACTTGCAGAGGCGCTATTGGTCAACACTCCCACGTCACAGCCAATACCCGTGAACGTGGTGGATATTGCCCAATCAGAGCAACTGGTCGCCCGCTACGGCACTCGCATACCGGTTTTACGCCGCAGCGACACCGGCAATGAACTGAACTGGCCATTTACCCAAGACCAGCTCCTTAGCTTTTTACAATGA
- a CDS encoding YciK family oxidoreductase, with product MQNYQAPADLLKDRIIMVTGAGSGIGRTAAITYAAHGATVILVGRTVSKLESVYDEIENAGYPKPAIVPMNFDGAAMKDYEELAMTLEDNFGKLDGLLHNAAILGDRSPVELYNPEKWAKVMQVNSMSPFLLSRAMIPLLRKSGDASMIFTSSSVGRSARAYWGAYAISKFAIEGLSQLLADELDDKRNNIRVNTLNPGATRTNMRAHAYPAENPQQNPAPEELMPIYLYLMGRDSAGVNGQQLDAQPK from the coding sequence ATGCAGAATTACCAGGCCCCCGCCGACTTACTGAAAGATCGCATTATTATGGTCACCGGCGCTGGCAGTGGTATTGGCCGCACAGCGGCTATCACCTACGCCGCCCACGGCGCAACGGTGATACTGGTCGGCCGCACCGTGTCGAAGCTGGAATCTGTTTACGACGAAATTGAAAACGCCGGTTATCCCAAGCCCGCCATAGTTCCCATGAACTTTGATGGCGCTGCCATGAAAGACTACGAAGAACTGGCGATGACCCTGGAAGACAATTTCGGCAAACTCGATGGCCTGCTGCACAACGCCGCTATTTTGGGCGATCGTAGCCCGGTGGAACTGTACAACCCGGAAAAATGGGCCAAGGTGATGCAAGTCAACAGCATGTCTCCGTTCCTGCTAAGCCGTGCAATGATACCGTTGCTGCGCAAGTCCGGAGATGCATCGATGATCTTTACCTCGTCTAGCGTAGGACGTTCCGCGCGGGCCTACTGGGGTGCTTATGCAATATCGAAATTTGCGATAGAAGGGTTAAGCCAGCTACTAGCCGACGAGCTCGATGACAAGCGGAATAACATTCGCGTTAACACCCTGAATCCGGGTGCTACCCGCACCAATATGCGAGCCCACGCATACCCGGCGGAAAACCCCCAGCAAAACCCGGCACCGGAAGAATTGATGCCCATCTACCTGTACCTGATGGGCCGCGACAGCGCAGGGGTTAACGGCCAACAGCTAGACGCCCAGCCGAAGTAA